In the Gammaproteobacteria bacterium genome, ATGCTGGGTGTAGCCCCGCGTTTCGCCGCGGAGCACCGCTTTTGCAAGTAGTGCTTCACGCCAAAGTGCGACTAGCCCTTGCGGGTCGAGATATCTTGGATGGAGTGACCAAAGGCGCATGTTGTGGAGCCTAACGCCTGAATTAAGCCGCGCCGCGAAGCGGCGTCGGCTTGAATGAATTGTTAGGCCTCATTCGTGGCCGCTGTCTGAAAGATGCATTTGTCGCCGCGAGACTCAAGGGAGCGCAATAGAGGGACATTAACGGACTCGGCATGCTCGGCTGTCTGGGATGGGCTAGGCGGGTTGCCGTCACTCTCGTGGGTGTCAAGTATGGGACGTACCGGGATAGAAGAGTTGCCACATTGAACCTTAGTCCCGTTATAGCTACCGGAAATTTTTCCGGCGCCCCAAACGGTATGGGTACCCCAGCCGTCATACCAAGACAAAAATA is a window encoding:
- a CDS encoding pyrimidine dimer DNA glycosylase/endonuclease V encodes the protein MRLWSLHPRYLDPQGLVALWREALLAKAVLRGETRGYTQH